The region CTTCAAGTTCGTACAGGATACCAAGACAAGCGGCGCATTCACGCCCCGCCACGGAACCATTCTCCCGATTACCGCCCAGGAGACGGCAGCCCTCATGAAGGCCTTCCCCACTCCGGACTTTGAGCCGAGAGTCATTGACATTCCCGATTCTATCGGTGTTTGCGATGGCAAGAAGGTCGTAGCCCCGTGCAGTGGCACCAAGATTATCCCGTACAGCAAAGTCGGCGACGGCGGCTGGAACGAATCGCTTGACTTGAAGGTTGCCAAGGGCGCATCAGTCACCTTTGGCCCGCACCCGTGGGACGGCAAGATTTGGAGCTGGGAAGGTCCGAACGGATTCAAGTCCACCACCCGCGAAAACACCCTCAAGAATGTGGACGGAGACTTTAGCGGTTACTACACCGTGACCTACACCAACGAAACCGGCTGCAAGAGCCAAGCCAGGATCAAGATGGTCGTAGACGACCCCGACAAGCCCTACAAGGAACCGGACACCACTACGACGATTGTTTCACAAAGCCGTTTGAACTTTAGCGGTCGTCCTCTTCGAACCGAATATTATGATTTCCTCGGTAATCGCTTAAAGAGTGTTCCGCAAACCCATGGCAAGTACCTCCGTAAGGATGTCTATGCCAATGGCGTGAAATGGTCTAACCTCAAAAAATAAATTTGCGTTAGAATTGAATCGCGCGCGATAACTTAATAAATGCATTGACCGGGTCGACATAATTCCAGATGCCCCCGAGAACAGAGACTCCCTGCACCGGGAGTTTTTTGATTTCGTCGAGCGTTTCGTGGTCAACGCCGCCAAAAGCAATCACCTGCGGGATTTTTGAACCGGCTAAAGCGTTTAATTTGCCCAAAACAGGCTCAATTCCGTGAAATTTGACCGGTTCATACACCGATTGCGGCTGGAATACCGGCCCCACAAGCGCTCCGGACACCCACTCCGGCAGCTGTTCCAGCTGATCCAGGCTCCGGCAAAAGGCGACCGTATTCACGCGTTTCCAGCTTTCGGGGACATCGCCCAGCAACGAGCCAGCCTCGGCAACGCACCCGCGAGCATCTAGGCGCTCCGCCAAATCCGGCGTGCCACGCACCCAAATACGGTCACGGCAATCCATCGGGAGCGACAAAAGCCAACGTTCATAATCGCTTTCGGTGGCATAAGGAGAGCCCCCTCGCCCGCGCTTCTGCAAAATCAGGCGCGAAAGCCCGCGGGAAAACATTTGCTCAATATCGTCAAATTCCGAAGCAAAATCGTCAGGAGATGTCGAAAGCCACAATCGCATGGAGCAAATATACAATAAAGAAACACCCCTAGATTTACGCATTTTTTCAAAAAATGTATGTTCATTCCCCTTTAATCTTTATATTTTTCTCTACGGATTTTTGCGCCACGGGTGTGCGCCACATGCCCGAGGTGTATATGATCAGATTTTTTCGAAAAAACCTAAAAATTGGAGACACACATGGCAAAAAAGATGATTGCGTGTGACGGTAACGAAGCCACCGCTAGCGTAGCATTTGCTGTTAGCGAAGTTGCGGCTATTTACCCGATTACACCGTCTAGTCCTATGGCTGAGCACGCCGACAACTGGAGTGCTGCAGGCAAGAAGAATATTTGGGGACAGGTTCCCCGCGTGTTTGAAATGCAGTCCGAAGGTGGCGCTGCCGGTACCGTTCACGGTGCTCTGCAGGCCGGTGCCCTCACCACGACCTTCACCGCTTCCCAGGGTCTTCTGTTGATGATCCCGAACATGTACAAGATTGCGGGCGAACTGACCCCCACGGTCTTCCATGTGACTGCCCGTGCCCTTGCCATGCAGGGCCTTTCTATTTTCGGTGACCATTCCGACGTGATGGCTTGCCGCCAGACCGGCTTTGCCATGCTCGCCTCCAGCTGCGTGCAGGAATGCCAGGACCTCGCTCTCGTGGCCCACGCATCCACTCTCGAAAGCCGCGTTCCGTTCATGCACTTCTTCGACGGTTTCCGCACCTCCCACGAAGTGATGAAGATCGAAGCTCTCGAAGACGGCGTTATCCGTAACGTCATCGACGAAAAGTACGTGAAGGCTTGCCGTGAACGCTGCCTCACCCCGGACCGCCCGACCATGCGCGGTACCGCACAGAACCCGGACGTCTACTTCCAGGGCCGCGAAACGGTGAACCCGTTCTACCTGAAGGTTCCGGAAATTGTCCAGAAGTACATGGACAAGGTTGCTAGCTACACTGGCCGTCAGTACCACATCGTGGACTACGTCGGTGCCGCCGACGCTGACCGCGTGATCATTTCCATGGGTTCTTCGACCTGCACCATCGGTGACACCGTCAAGTACCTCAACTCCAAGGGCGAAAAGGTCGGTCTCGTGAACATTCGCCTGTACCGTCCGTTCCCGATGGAAGCCGTGGTTGCAGCCCTCCCGAAGACAGTCAAGAAGATTGCCGTCCTCGACCGCTGCAAGGAACCGGGTTCCGCTGGCGAACCGCTCTTCCAGGATGCCCTGACCGCAATCAGCGAAGCCGTGATGGCCGGCAAGATGGCTATGCCGAAGATGATCGGCGGCCGCTACGGTCTTTCCTCCAAGGAATTCACCCCGGCTATGGTCAAGGCCATTTACGACGAACTGGCCAAGGCTGACCCGAAGGCACGCTTCACCGTCGGTATCAACGACGACGTTTGCCACACCAGCCTCACCATCGACCCGAACTTCAAGCTTGAAAGCGACTTCTTCCAGGCTATGTTCTTCGGTCTGGGTTCCGACGGTACCGTGGGTGCCAACAAGAACTCCATCAAGATTATCGGTAACGAAACCGACAACTACGCACAGGGCTACTTCGTCTATGACTCCAAGAAGTCCGGCTCCATGACTACCTCTCACCTCCGCTTTGGTAAGAGCATCATCGACGCCCCGTACCTGATTGGCGAAAACGAAGCCGACTTCGTGGCATGCCACCACACTCCGCACCTGGAATCCGTGAACATGCTGAAGTACGCGAAGGATGGCGCTACCTTCCTCGTGAATACACCGCACTCCGCCGACACCGTGTGGGATACCTTCCCGCGTCCGGTGCAGGAAGA is a window of uncultured Fibrobacter sp. DNA encoding:
- a CDS encoding thiamine phosphate synthase, which translates into the protein MRLWLSTSPDDFASEFDDIEQMFSRGLSRLILQKRGRGGSPYATESDYERWLLSLPMDCRDRIWVRGTPDLAERLDARGCVAEAGSLLGDVPESWKRVNTVAFCRSLDQLEQLPEWVSGALVGPVFQPQSVYEPVKFHGIEPVLGKLNALAGSKIPQVIAFGGVDHETLDEIKKLPVQGVSVLGGIWNYVDPVNAFIKLSRAIQF